One window from the genome of Paraconexibacter algicola encodes:
- a CDS encoding M28 family peptidase: MLDPRIYRAALVPVLVAVLVAAFSLENRPRPIGTTLAPDAFSGEQASLTLERLAAAYPRRRPGDAADEALARRIAQELEVLGPRAVRTRTTTAQTIEGERELTTIIATRIGAPGPGLAIVAHRDAAGAGAKAELSGTAAMLELARVAAQGRVRRTISFISTSGGSGGAAGAAAAARALPGDVSAVLVLGDLAGAQVRKPFVTGFSNGRGQAPLQLRRTVEAAVRAEVGVEPGGPRAPQQWARLAVPFATGEQGELLRADVPAVLLSVSGERGPRADTPIVPERVTRFGRAALRAITALDNGPTLGGDPQAVVLTNRKVLPQWAVRLLVGVLLLPVLLVAIDGLARARRRKEPVGRWALWVLATALPYLLTAAFAVLFRVTGLLQVAPRGPAPPGAVPVDGNAQIALVSLLLVFVLGWIGLRPLALQLARVRERPAAEGAGIALILVSAVVVALVWVRNPYAAALLIPALHGTVLIAAGGVRLPRVVGVLLVLVGLLPAALAATMVASALGYGPADALWAGVLAIAGGHVGPLSWLVLGLLAGCGTATALVALARRPPAADADGVTVRGPVTYAGPGALGGVDSALRR, translated from the coding sequence GTGCTGGACCCGCGCATCTACCGAGCCGCTCTCGTCCCGGTGCTCGTCGCCGTGCTCGTCGCGGCGTTCTCGCTGGAGAACCGGCCGCGCCCCATCGGCACGACGCTCGCGCCCGACGCGTTCAGCGGCGAGCAGGCCAGCCTGACGCTCGAGCGGCTCGCCGCCGCGTACCCGCGCCGGCGGCCGGGGGACGCCGCCGACGAGGCGCTCGCACGACGCATCGCGCAGGAGCTCGAGGTGCTCGGCCCGCGCGCGGTGCGCACGCGCACGACGACCGCGCAGACGATCGAGGGGGAGCGGGAGCTGACGACCATCATCGCCACGCGGATCGGCGCGCCCGGACCGGGGCTGGCGATCGTCGCGCACCGGGACGCCGCCGGCGCCGGCGCGAAGGCGGAGCTCTCGGGCACCGCGGCGATGCTCGAGCTCGCCCGCGTGGCCGCGCAGGGCCGGGTGCGCCGCACGATCTCGTTCATCTCCACCAGCGGCGGCAGCGGCGGGGCCGCCGGCGCCGCCGCCGCGGCGCGGGCGCTGCCGGGCGACGTGAGCGCGGTGCTCGTGCTCGGCGACCTCGCGGGCGCGCAGGTCCGCAAGCCGTTCGTCACCGGCTTCTCCAACGGGCGTGGGCAGGCGCCGCTGCAGCTGCGGCGCACCGTCGAGGCGGCGGTGCGCGCCGAGGTCGGGGTCGAGCCGGGCGGTCCGCGTGCCCCGCAGCAGTGGGCGCGCCTGGCGGTCCCGTTCGCCACCGGGGAGCAGGGCGAGCTGCTGCGCGCGGACGTGCCCGCGGTCCTGCTGAGCGTCAGCGGGGAGCGCGGCCCGCGCGCCGACACCCCGATCGTGCCCGAGCGGGTCACGCGCTTCGGCCGCGCGGCGCTGCGGGCGATCACCGCGCTGGACAACGGCCCGACGCTCGGCGGGGACCCGCAGGCGGTCGTGCTGACCAACCGCAAGGTGCTGCCGCAGTGGGCGGTCCGGCTGCTCGTCGGGGTCCTGCTGCTGCCGGTGCTGCTCGTCGCGATCGACGGGCTGGCCCGCGCGCGACGGCGCAAGGAGCCGGTGGGACGCTGGGCGCTGTGGGTGCTCGCGACCGCGCTGCCGTACCTGCTGACCGCGGCGTTCGCGGTGCTCTTCCGGGTGACCGGGCTGCTGCAGGTCGCGCCGCGCGGGCCCGCCCCGCCGGGGGCGGTGCCGGTGGACGGGAACGCGCAGATCGCGCTCGTCAGCCTGCTGCTCGTGTTCGTGCTCGGCTGGATCGGCCTGCGGCCGCTGGCGCTCCAGCTCGCCCGGGTGCGCGAGCGTCCCGCCGCGGAGGGCGCGGGCATCGCCCTGATCCTCGTCTCGGCGGTGGTCGTCGCCCTCGTCTGGGTCCGCAACCCGTACGCGGCCGCGCTGCTGATCCCGGCGCTGCACGGCACCGTGCTGATCGCCGCCGGGGGCGTGCGGCTGCCGCGCGTGGTCGGGGTGCTGCTCGTGCTCGTCGGGCTCCTGCCCGCGGCGCTCGCCGCGACGATGGTCGCGTCCGCGCTCGGCTACGGCCCGGCCGACGCGCTCTGGGCCGGGGTCCTGGCGATCGCGGGCGGGCACGTCGGGCCGCTGTCGTGGCTCGTGCTCGGCCTGCTGGCGGGCTGCGGCACCGCGACCGCGCTGGTCGCGCTCGCGCGCCGGCCGCCCGCCGCCGACGCGGACGGCGTCACGGTCCGCGGGCCGGTCACCTACGCGGGGCCGGGCGCGCTCGGCGGCGTCGACTCCGCGCTGCGGCGGTGA
- a CDS encoding class E sortase — protein MRRPEDSRRRRVLRALSTILIVAGGLIVVDAVLTVTWQEPLTAFTTGRAQADLEGQLRDLRDDGATAREVTELRSLAAEPVRIAYLARSLRQRAREGRAVARLRIPAIGVDKVVVQGTDAASLRRGPGIYDRSPFPGVPGTTAIAGHRTTYGAPFRHVDQLDRGDRMIVEMPYGTFTYRVQRTRIVTPQDVSVLESTGTDRLVLTACHPLFSADERIVVIGRLVSAIGRGAGKGEPLRGPQLTDRVQRPATDLKLDAGAGR, from the coding sequence GTGAGACGACCGGAGGACTCGCGGCGTCGGCGCGTCCTGCGCGCGCTCTCCACGATCCTCATCGTCGCCGGCGGCCTGATCGTCGTCGACGCCGTCCTGACCGTCACGTGGCAGGAGCCGCTGACCGCCTTCACGACCGGCCGGGCGCAGGCCGACCTCGAGGGCCAGCTGCGCGACCTGCGCGACGACGGCGCGACCGCGCGCGAGGTGACCGAGCTGCGCTCGCTCGCCGCGGAGCCCGTTCGGATCGCGTACCTCGCCCGGTCGCTGCGCCAGCGCGCACGGGAGGGCCGCGCGGTCGCCCGCCTGCGGATCCCGGCGATCGGCGTCGACAAGGTCGTCGTGCAGGGCACCGACGCGGCGTCGCTGCGTCGCGGCCCCGGGATCTACGACCGATCCCCGTTCCCGGGGGTGCCCGGCACCACCGCGATCGCCGGCCACCGCACCACCTACGGGGCGCCCTTCCGGCACGTCGACCAGCTCGACCGCGGCGACCGCATGATCGTCGAGATGCCGTACGGCACCTTCACCTACCGGGTGCAGCGGACCCGCATCGTCACGCCCCAGGACGTGTCGGTGCTCGAGAGCACGGGGACCGACCGGCTCGTCCTCACCGCCTGCCATCCGCTGTTCAGCGCCGACGAGCGGATCGTCGTGATCGGCCGGCTCGTCTCGGCGATCGGGCGGGGTGCCGGAAAGGGCGAACCGCTTCGCGGGCCGCAGCTCACCGACCGCGTCCAACGTCCGGCCACCGATCTCAAGCTGGACGCGGGAGCGGGTCGATGA
- the thiL gene encoding thiamine-phosphate kinase, translated as MGEHELITALQELLTPRGDRVVRWVGDDAAVVRARPVQVVSVDQMVDGVHFRLDLPGVTAGDVGHRAMAAALSDLAAMAADAGEAYVTLALPEGLPGEAVLELVAAMEALAAATGTTIAGGDVTRGPVLMVGVTVVGWADEESALLGRDGARPGDLVGVTGPLGGAGAGLALLDGRVDPAAHGIPAATVAALARAHLRPEPRLALGRALRAAGAGALMDVSDGVATDAGHLARASAVDVEIALADLPLAPGLDTVCAALGVDAAEHAATAGDDYELLLTAPPRAAAAMPATVTWIGRVHPAATPGDGRLRVVGPDGAPRALAGYRHAVG; from the coding sequence GTGGGCGAGCACGAGCTGATCACCGCCCTGCAGGAGCTGCTCACCCCCCGGGGTGACCGCGTCGTGCGCTGGGTCGGGGACGACGCCGCCGTCGTCCGCGCCCGGCCCGTGCAGGTCGTCAGCGTCGACCAGATGGTCGACGGCGTGCACTTCCGGCTGGACCTGCCGGGCGTGACAGCCGGGGACGTCGGGCACCGGGCGATGGCCGCCGCGCTGAGCGACCTCGCGGCGATGGCGGCGGACGCCGGCGAGGCGTACGTCACGCTCGCGCTGCCCGAGGGCCTGCCGGGCGAGGCGGTGCTCGAGCTCGTCGCCGCGATGGAGGCGCTCGCCGCCGCCACCGGCACGACGATCGCCGGCGGCGACGTGACGCGCGGCCCGGTGCTGATGGTCGGCGTGACGGTCGTGGGCTGGGCCGACGAGGAGTCGGCGCTGCTCGGCCGCGACGGCGCCCGGCCCGGCGACCTGGTCGGGGTGACCGGGCCGCTCGGCGGTGCCGGGGCCGGCCTCGCGCTGCTCGACGGCCGGGTCGATCCGGCCGCGCACGGCATCCCGGCCGCGACGGTCGCGGCGCTCGCCCGCGCGCACCTGCGTCCGGAGCCGCGGCTCGCGCTCGGCCGCGCGCTGCGGGCCGCCGGGGCCGGCGCGCTGATGGACGTCTCCGACGGCGTCGCGACCGACGCCGGGCACCTCGCGCGCGCGAGCGCCGTCGACGTCGAGATCGCGCTCGCGGACCTGCCGCTCGCCCCCGGGCTGGACACGGTCTGCGCGGCGCTCGGGGTCGACGCGGCCGAGCACGCCGCCACCGCGGGCGACGACTACGAGCTACTGCTCACCGCGCCCCCGCGCGCCGCGGCCGCGATGCCCGCGACGGTCACGTGGATCGGCCGCGTGCACCCGGCGGCGACGCCGGGTGACGGGCGGCTCAGGGTCGTCGGGCCCGACGGGGCGCCGCGGGCGCTGGCGGGCTATCGGCACGCCGTCGGATGA
- the infA gene encoding translation initiation factor IF-1, which translates to MAKEEKVEFEGEVVEALPNAMFKVKLDNDHEVLGHVAGKMRRFRIRILPGDRVRVELSPYDLSRARIVYRHR; encoded by the coding sequence ATGGCCAAGGAAGAAAAGGTCGAGTTCGAGGGCGAGGTCGTCGAGGCCCTGCCCAACGCCATGTTCAAGGTGAAGCTCGACAACGATCACGAGGTGCTCGGGCACGTCGCCGGCAAGATGCGCCGGTTCCGCATCCGCATCCTCCCGGGCGACCGCGTCCGGGTCGAGCTGAGCCCGTACGACCTCTCGCGCGCCCGCATCGTCTACCGCCACCGCTAG
- a CDS encoding transglycosylase domain-containing protein has product MSRRERQRRRRRNRGGPARIIFLTFGVLSALGIVGVLSAVGYVVGIASSGPELSTLKPIEQGANTEVLAKDGTRIGFIQSTILRLPVPSTSIPKIVEDATVAIEDRRFYEHQGVDFEGVIRAGVKNLQSGKTVQGGSTLTMQLIRNLYTEDRSDDFKRKIREAKLAEELENKHEGAQGKKWILTKYLNSVPYGTVGGQNAYGIQAASRLFFDKRARELTLPEAAMLAGLPQLPSAYNPYQHPQRALNRRNDVLQAMANEGYITQSEAEEAKAAPLGVKKTNYFTERREGYFFEYVRRELVRKYGVERVRKGGLKVYTTIDLKAQQQARKAIAERLPNPGDPSSAIVSINPKNGYIKAMASSRSFGESKFDLASQGRRQPGSTAKMFAIMAALRRGVDINKTSYDSKKLNFVDKETGTKIEVSNSDGGAYGGRRSLFQAVVSSDNTVFQQLALDLGPDAVRQAAYDMGVTSKLDAFPAEVLGGMRNCCTVLEMARAYTTINDGGYRIKPIAIQRVRFPDGKIDNSLGKTRRTKIFTDGQTHEAIKAMEANVRSGTGTAAAVPGCPTAGKTGTTTGFADSWFAGMTSNLTTVVWVGYPGSRVPMTNVQGWGTMFGGKAPAAIFNSFMTMAADRGTCKEWPKPKEPFVSSPFFGRYAKSGAPGPAATPTPGPYDATTPGTTDTGAGGQQTPDDAYEAPPQQAPPVATPVPAAPAPDPAAGGVTPTP; this is encoded by the coding sequence ATGTCCCGACGTGAACGACAGCGCCGCCGTCGCCGCAACCGTGGCGGCCCCGCGCGGATCATCTTCCTGACCTTCGGCGTGCTGAGCGCGCTGGGGATCGTCGGCGTGCTCTCGGCCGTCGGCTACGTCGTCGGGATCGCCTCCTCCGGCCCCGAGCTCTCGACGCTCAAGCCAATCGAGCAGGGCGCCAACACCGAGGTCCTCGCGAAGGACGGCACCCGGATCGGCTTCATCCAGTCGACGATCCTGCGCCTGCCCGTCCCCTCCACGTCGATCCCGAAGATCGTCGAGGACGCGACCGTGGCGATCGAGGACCGCCGGTTCTACGAGCACCAGGGCGTCGACTTCGAGGGCGTCATCCGCGCAGGCGTGAAGAACCTGCAGAGCGGCAAGACGGTGCAGGGCGGCTCGACGCTGACGATGCAGCTGATCCGCAACCTCTACACCGAGGACCGCTCCGACGACTTCAAGCGCAAGATCCGCGAGGCGAAGCTCGCCGAGGAGCTCGAGAACAAGCACGAGGGCGCCCAGGGCAAGAAGTGGATCCTCACGAAGTACCTGAACTCCGTGCCCTACGGCACCGTCGGCGGTCAGAACGCCTACGGGATCCAGGCCGCCTCGCGCCTGTTCTTCGACAAGCGCGCCCGCGAGCTGACGCTGCCCGAGGCCGCGATGCTCGCCGGTCTGCCGCAGCTGCCCTCCGCCTACAACCCCTACCAGCACCCGCAGCGCGCGCTCAACCGCCGCAACGACGTGCTGCAGGCGATGGCCAACGAGGGCTACATCACGCAGTCGGAGGCCGAGGAGGCGAAGGCCGCCCCGCTCGGCGTCAAGAAGACGAACTACTTCACCGAGCGGCGCGAGGGCTACTTCTTCGAGTACGTCCGCCGCGAGCTCGTGCGCAAGTACGGCGTCGAGCGCGTCCGCAAGGGCGGGCTGAAGGTCTACACGACGATCGACCTCAAGGCCCAGCAGCAGGCCCGCAAGGCGATCGCGGAGCGGCTCCCCAACCCCGGTGACCCGTCCTCGGCGATCGTGTCGATCAACCCGAAGAACGGCTACATCAAGGCGATGGCATCGTCGCGGAGCTTCGGCGAGTCGAAGTTCGACCTCGCCTCCCAGGGCCGCCGGCAGCCCGGCTCGACGGCGAAGATGTTCGCGATCATGGCGGCACTGCGCCGCGGCGTGGACATCAACAAGACGAGCTACGACTCGAAGAAGCTGAACTTCGTCGACAAGGAGACCGGCACCAAGATCGAGGTGTCGAACTCCGACGGCGGCGCGTACGGCGGGCGGCGCTCGCTGTTCCAGGCGGTCGTGTCCTCCGACAACACCGTCTTCCAGCAGCTCGCGCTCGACCTCGGCCCCGACGCGGTCCGCCAGGCCGCCTACGACATGGGCGTCACGAGCAAGCTCGACGCGTTCCCCGCCGAGGTCCTCGGCGGCATGCGCAACTGCTGCACCGTGCTGGAGATGGCGCGCGCCTACACGACGATCAACGACGGCGGCTACCGGATCAAGCCGATCGCGATCCAGCGCGTGCGGTTCCCCGACGGCAAGATCGACAACTCGCTCGGCAAGACCCGCCGCACGAAGATCTTCACCGACGGCCAGACGCACGAGGCGATCAAGGCGATGGAGGCCAACGTCCGCTCCGGCACGGGCACCGCGGCCGCCGTCCCCGGCTGTCCGACCGCCGGCAAGACCGGCACGACGACCGGCTTCGCCGACTCGTGGTTCGCGGGCATGACCTCCAACCTCACGACCGTCGTGTGGGTCGGGTACCCCGGCAGCCGCGTGCCGATGACCAACGTGCAGGGCTGGGGCACGATGTTCGGCGGCAAGGCGCCGGCCGCGATCTTCAACTCGTTCATGACGATGGCCGCGGACAGGGGCACCTGCAAGGAGTGGCCCAAGCCGAAGGAGCCGTTCGTCTCCTCGCCGTTCTTCGGGCGCTACGCGAAGTCGGGCGCCCCCGGCCCGGCGGCCACGCCGACCCCCGGTCCCTACGACGCGACGACGCCCGGCACCACCGACACCGGCGCGGGCGGCCAGCAGACCCCGGACGACGCGTACGAGGCGCCGCCGCAGCAGGCACCGCCCGTCGCGACGCCGGTCCCCGCCGCCCCCGCGCCGGACCCCGCGGCCGGCGGCGTCACGCCGACGCCCTGA
- a CDS encoding mechanosensitive ion channel family protein: protein MPPYILAETFFTRYDNQLTAALSLVIAFALAALVDRVIVRRATALATIVRGGELSAEADTRVRFLRRVTEVTIVVIGLGVALSQFAALDRIAGTVLASSAIAAAVVGFAARQVLANAIAGMQIAITQPLRVGDQVTFEGETGTVEDVRLTSTWLRTGTDSRVIIPNEKLAAGVLRNESIESATVAVEVSVWIRPDADEAAALAAVQEALPDVQVRIAESTFEGIRLLILAAPTLPSTRPAHEADIRATALAALRGAGAR, encoded by the coding sequence ATGCCGCCGTACATCCTCGCGGAGACGTTCTTCACGCGCTACGACAACCAGCTCACGGCGGCGCTGAGCCTCGTCATCGCGTTCGCGCTCGCCGCGCTGGTCGACCGGGTGATCGTCCGTCGCGCCACGGCGCTGGCCACCATCGTGCGCGGCGGCGAGCTCTCGGCGGAGGCCGACACGCGCGTGCGGTTCCTGCGGCGCGTCACCGAGGTGACGATCGTCGTCATCGGCCTCGGGGTCGCGCTGTCGCAGTTCGCCGCGCTGGACCGCATCGCCGGCACCGTCCTCGCGTCCAGCGCGATCGCCGCGGCCGTGGTCGGCTTCGCGGCCCGGCAGGTGCTCGCGAACGCGATCGCCGGGATGCAGATCGCCATCACCCAGCCGCTGCGCGTCGGCGACCAGGTGACGTTCGAGGGCGAGACGGGGACCGTGGAGGACGTGCGGCTCACGAGCACGTGGCTGCGGACCGGCACCGACTCGCGGGTGATCATCCCCAACGAGAAGCTCGCCGCCGGCGTGCTGCGCAACGAGTCGATCGAGAGCGCGACGGTCGCCGTCGAGGTGTCCGTGTGGATCCGGCCGGACGCCGACGAGGCCGCCGCCCTCGCCGCCGTGCAGGAGGCGCTCCCCGACGTGCAGGTGCGGATCGCCGAGTCGACCTTCGAGGGCATCCGGCTGCTGATCCTCGCCGCCCCGACGCTGCCCTCGACGCGCCCCGCCCACGAGGCGGACATCCGCGCGACCGCGCTGGCGGCCCTGCGCGGCGCCGGCGCACGCTGA